In Rhizobium sp. 9140, the genomic stretch TCATCCTGCGCTATGCGCTAAACAGCGGACTGACGGTCTCGGAAGAGATGTCGCGGCTGGCCTTCGTCTGGCTCATCTTCCTCGGTGCCGCCGTCGCGCTCCGCGAGCACGCCCATATCGGCATCGATTCGATGATCCGTGCCTTGCCACGGGGCCTCGCTAAAGCGTGCGTTCTCCTCGGCTACCTCCTGATGCTGCTCGCCTGCGCGCTGCTGCTTCAGGGCGCCTGGGCGCAGTCTGTTCTGACCTGGGGCGCGATCACGCCGGCGGCTGGTATCTCCATGGCGTGGTTCATGATTCCTGCCGTCATCTTCTCGGTCACGGCGCTCCTGCACCTTGGCGGCGAGATGCTCGCGATCCTCACCGGCCGCCTCGACGTCTCCAACATCGTGCTGGTGCAGGAATCCGAAGATCTGCCGCCGCCGACCACCTCGCCCGTACCGCCGCTGCCCGCTGCGCACGGCTTCGGTCGCTGAGGGGGAACGACAATGGTCATCGCAGTATTCCTCGGCTCGCTTCTCGGCACCATGGCATTGGGCATGCCGATCGCCTTTGCGCTCATCCTGTCCGGGATCGCGCTCATGGTTCACATGGACCTCTTCGACGGGCAGATCGTCGCCCAAACGATCCTGCAGGGTGCCGACAGCTTCACGCTCATCGCCGTCCCTTTCTTCATGCTGGCCGGCGAGGTCATGAACCAGGGCGGGCTTTCCAAGCGCATCGTCAATCTGGCGATCGCGCTGGTCGGGCACAAGCGCGGCGGTCTCGGCTTCGTCTGCATTCTCGCAGCCTGCGTTCTTTCCAGCCTCTCCGGCTCGGCGGTGGCGGATGCAGCGGCGCTCGCTGCCCTGTTGATGCCCATGATGATCAAGTCCGGCCATGATCCGGCCCGCTCGGGCGGTCTCATCGCCTCCTCCGCCATCATCGGCCCGATCATCCCGCCCTCCATCGGCTTCATTCTCTACGGCGTGGTCGGCGGCGTCTCCATCACCAAGCTCTTCCTCGCCGGCATCGCGCCGGGCCTGATGATCGGAGCGGCGCTGTGCATCGCCTGGCTCGTCGTCATCCGCAAGGAAACCTTCGCAATGCCGGCGAAATCCTCCTGGGCGGAGCGCCGGCACGCGCTCGTCTCGAGCCTCTGGGCGCTAATGCTGCCGGTCATCATCATCTTCGGCCTGAAGTTCGGCGTATTCACGCCGACGGAAGCCGGCGTCGTCGCCGCCGTCTATTCGCTGTTCGTCGCTATGGTCGTCTACCGCGAATTGACGCCGGGCATGCTGCTCGACGTCTTCACCTCGGCCGCGAAAACCACCGCGATCGTCATGTTCCTGGTCGCCGCCGCGTCGGTTTCCGCCTGGCTGATCACGATTGCCGACCTGCCTGGCGCCATGGTTGCCCTGCTGGAACCGCTGATGGGCAACCAGACGCTGCTGCTGATCGCCATCATGGTGCTGATCGTCGCTGTCGGCACCGCCATGGACATGACGCCGACCATCCTCATCCTGACGCCGGTGCTCCTGCCGGTTATCAAACAGGCCGGCATCGATCCCGTCTATTTCGGCGTGCTGTTCATCATCAACAATTCCATCGGCCTCATCACGCCGCCGGTCGGAACCGTGCTCAACGTCGTTTGCGGCGTCGGCAAGATCTCGATGGAAAAGCTCATCCGCGGTGTCTGGCCGTTTATGATCGCGCAGCTGATCGTGCTCATCCTGCTCGTCCTCTTCCCCGTTCTTGTCACCGGCCCGGCAGCCTTCTTCGCCGGTCGTTGATCTCGCCCCTTGCCGCGCCGGTGCCCAAGGGAGGGGCCGGCGGGGAACCAGAAGCAACCAAGGCGTCGGGAGGCGCCGTTATCCCGGAGGATAAACCCATGAGACTGACCCAATCCATCGCAGCCCTACTGGCCGCAGCATCCATTTTTGGCGCGGCCGGTGCCCATGCCGAGATCAGCGAGCGGACGATCAAGTTCGCCGCCCAGAACTCCAAGGGCCATCCCCAGGTCATGGGCATGGAGCGCTTCGCCCAGATCGTGAAGGAAAAGAGCGGCGGCAAGATCGAGGTCAAGCTGTTCCCGGGCGGCACGCTCGGCGGCGACGTCCAGACGCTCGCCTCCGTGCAGGGCGGCATCGTCGAGATGAGCGTGATGAACGCCGGCATTCTCTCCGGCACCATCAAGGAGTTCGGCGTGGTCGATCTGCCGTTCCTGTTCGGGACGCCTGAAGAGGCCGATGCCGTCATGGACGGTCCGGTCGGCACCGATCTTTCAGCGCGCCTGCCCGCCCAGCGCCTCGTCGGCCTCGGCTTCTGGGAACTCGGCTTCCGCCATCTCACCAACAACCGCCATGCGGTCAACACGGTCGAGGACGTGAAGGGCCTGAAGATCCGCACCGTGCAGTCGGCCGTGCCGCTCGCCACCTTCAATGCGCTCGGCGCCAACGCCATTCCCCTGCCCTATCCCGAGCTTTACAGCGCGCTGGAAACGGGCACCGTCGATGGTCAGGAAAATCCGCTCGCCAATATCGTCAACGCCAAGTTCACCGAGGTGCAGAAGTATCTGACGCTGACGGGCCACCAGTACAATCCGCAGATCGTGATCGTCTCCAAGGTATTCTGGGACAAGCTGGATGCCGAGGAGCAGGCCCTGCTGCAGGAGGCCGCCACGCAGGCGCGCGACTATCAGCGCAAGGCCTCGCGCGACGCCAATGCCGGCTTCCTGGCCGAGATCAAGAAGAGCGGCATGGAGGTCGTTGAACCCACGGCCGAACAGCTTGCCGCTTTCCGCAAGGCCGTCGAGCCGGTGGTCGCACAGTTCCGCGACACGATCGGCGCGGAAACCGTCGATGCCGTGTTCTCGCAGCTGAAGACGATCCGCGGTCAGTAACACGACCAGCGGCAAAGACAGGCGGTAAGGCGGGACGATCCGCCTTTCCACTCCCCATCCACGAGCCGAAGGAGGGCACATGCTCGATCGATCCACCCGCACGATACAGGTCGGCCTTATCGGCAGCGGCATTCAGCTCTCACGCTCCCCAGCCATGCACGAGGCGGAAGGCCGGGAGAACGGCGTGGCGCTCTCCTATGAGCTGATCGACCTCGACCGGCTGGGTGCCGGCGCGAAGGCTGGGCACGGGGCTGGGGTCGGCGTCGGCGTCGAAGCGCTCGGCGACATCCTGCGCGATGTCGAGAACCGCGGCTTTGCCGGCGTCAACGTCACGCATCCGGCAAAACAGGCCGTCATCCCCCATCTCCACGCCCTGTCGCCGGAAGCCGAAGCGCTCGGCGCCGTCAATACGGTCGTCCTCAGGGATGGTCGCCGGATCGGCCATAATACGGACTGCTCGGGATTTGCAGAGGGCTTCCGCCGCGCGCTGCCGCAGGCCGATCTATCCTCCGCCGTCCAGCTCGGCGCCGGCGGCGCCGGCGCAGCCGTCGCTCACGCCATGCTGCAGCTCGGCACGAAGCAACTGACGATCTTCGACAATGACGCCGCACGCGCCGAAGCATTGGCGCAACGGCTTTCCCCTCTCTTTCCAAAGGCTTCCGTCGATGTCGGCGACGACCTCTCGGCGGCCATGGCTAGCGCAAGCGGCCTCGTGCATGCGACGCCGACGGGTACGGCGGCGCATCCGGGCCTGCCCCTGCCGGGCGATTTCCTCGACACCCGTCATTTCGTCGCCGAGATCGTCTATTTCCCGCTCGAAACCGAGCTTTTGCGGCTCGCCCGCGCCAAAGGCTGCGCCACCGTCGATGGCGGCGGCATGGCCGTGTTCCAGGCGGTCGGTGCCTTCCGCCTCTTCACGGGCATCGAGCCGGACGCTGCGCGCATGCTCGCCCACTTCGCTGCCATGGGTACCAGCGGTACCTGAGACATCCTCACCATGACGCCGCTCGCTGAACAGGGAACACGCCGATGAAAACCTCGATTGCCACCGTGTCCATCTCCGGCGACCTGTCGGAGAAACTTTCAGCGATAGCTGCTGCCGGCTTCGGCGCCGTGGAAATCTTCGAGAACGACTTTCTCGCCTTCAATCACGGGCCGAAAGACGTCGGCCGGATGGTTCGCGACGCGGGCCTCGAAATTTGCCTGTTCCAGCCCTTCCGCGACTTCGAGGGCCTGCCCGAACCCCAGCGGAGCCGCGCCTTCGAACGGGCGAAACGCAAGTTCGAGACGATGAACGAGCTTGACACCGACCTCATCCTCATCTGCTCCAACGTCTCGCCGCTTGCCCTCGGCGGCATCGACCGCGCGGCGGACGATCTGCGCGCACTCGGCGACATCGCCCGCGAACATGGCGTCCGCATCGGTTACGAGGCGCTTGCCTGGGGTCGCTACATCAACGACCATCGCGATGCCTGGGAGATCGTGCGGCGCGCCGACCACAGCCATGTCGGCCTGATCCTCGATAGCTTCCACTCGCTGGCGCGCGGCATCGACAGCGCCTCGATCCGCTCCATCCCCAAGGACAAGATCTTCATCGTCCAGATGGCGGACGCGCCGAAGCTCGATCTCGACCTTCTGTCCTGGAGCCGCCATTACCGCAACATGCCGGGTCAGGGCGACCTTCCCGTCGCCGACTTCATGGCAGCCATCGAGGCAACCGGTTATGACGGCTACTACTCGCTCGAGATTTTCAACGACCAGTTCCGCGCGGGCTCTGCACAGCAGACCGCCGTCGATGGGCGGCGCTCGCTGATCTACATGATGGACCGGCTGAAGGCCGAAGGGCGTGCGGTGAAAGGTCCGTCAGAGCCGAACCCTTTGCCACCGCCGGCGCGCACAGCCGGCATATCCTTTGTCGAGTTCGCCACCGACATGCAATCCGCCGTGCCGCTATCGACATTGCTCCAGTCCATCGGTTTCCGCCATGCTGGCCGTCATCGCTCGAAGGATGTCGATCTCTATACGCAGAACGACCTGCGCGTCGTCATCAACACGGAAACCGAGGGAATGGCGCATTCCGCCTATGTCGTGCACGGAACCAACGTCTCGGCGCTGGGGCTGCGCATGGCGGACGTGCGGCAGGGCATGGCCCGCGCGGCCGGCCTGCTGGCAACCCCCTACAAGCAACCTGTCGGGCCGGGCGAGCTTGAGCTGCCGGCCCTGTTCGGCATGGGCGGCAGCCTCCTTCATCTGGTACCGGAGGATGCGGCGCTCGACCGGCAGTGGGAGACGGACTTTGCGCTCGAACCCGGCTGGAACCGACATTCCGGTGCGGGCTTGAAGGCGGTCGATCATATCGCCCAGACCGTGCGCTACGAGGACATTCTTTCCTGGACCCTGTTCTACCGCTCGATCTTCGACCTGAAGCCGCTGCCGCCGGTCGAGGTGCCAGATCCCGGTGGCCTCGTGCTCAGCCAGGTCCTGCAGAACGACGACGCCAGCCTGCGCATCGTTCTCAACGGTTCGCAATCCATGCGCACACTCTCGTCCCGCTTCGTGTCGCAGTTCGTCGGGCCGGGCGTCCAGCATGTGGCCTTCGCAACGTCTGACATTTTTAAGACGGTCGAGGCCCTGCGCGCCAGCGGCGTTTCCCTGCTGCCGATCTCCGGCAATTACTATGACGATCTCGATGCCAAGTTCGACATCGCGGCGGAGACGCTTGCTGCCATGCGCGCGGGCAATATCCTCTATGATCGCGACGAAGACGGCGAGTATTTCCAGATCTATCTCGGCACGCTGGAAGGCGGCTTCTTCTTCGAGATCGTCGAGCGGCGCGGCTATCGCGGGCTCGGGGCGGCCAACGCCGCGATCCGCCTGACCACGCAGGCCCGCCAGTCGCCGCTGCCGGCTTAGCGACGCGGTTTGACGGCCCTGACAGTGCCGAAAAAGGGACCCGCATGTAGGAGCAGGCCCCTTCGTCGTCACGCGAACACCCGCCTCAATGCCGGCACGCGGCGGATGAGGAGGACGTCGAGAGCGATCATCACGACGAGCAGCAGGCCCGACAGCGGAAACAGGACCCCGAAGACGACCGCCATGCCCCACAAAACGCCATAGACCCTGCGGCTCGCGGGATAGGGGGGAACGCCGAGGCGGCCGGACGGCCGGCGCTTGAGCCACATGACGACGGCGGCGACCGAGGAGAGGATGATGGCGAAACAGGTCGCGAGCATCAGCAACTGGTTCAACAGGCCGAATTCCTGCCCCATATGGATGTTGATCGCAAACTCGGTGAGCTTGGCGACCGGGCCGTAATCGGCATAGCCGATATCGACCAGCGGCTGGCCGCTATATTGATCGATATGGATCGTGCGCACCTGCGAAAGATCGTCGGGGTATACAGCGGTGGTGAAAACGCCGGCCGCGTCAGTGGGAAGCGTCACCTCGTATCCCGCCGCCATGCCGCGCGCGTGTGCGATCTCGACGATCCTGTCGATACCGAGCGGCGCATCCATAGCGTGGTGCGACATCGGCATCGGAGAGGCTTCCATCGTCCAGCCGACCGTCTGCATGGCATGCTGGGCATGCTCGCTCGATGTCGGCACGTTGTCCCACAGTGCGGCGGGGTAGCCGGTGCCGGTCGCCACCGTCAGTTCCGTCAGCTTGCCGCCCCAGAAGGAGGACCAGGGCAGGCCCGACAGCGCGAGGAAGGCGATGAACCCGCCGGCGACCGCCCCGGTCACGGCATGCGTGTCGCGCCAGAACACCCGGCGCGACGGCGTTCCCCGCACGGTCAGGACACCACCGGTCTGCCGGCGCGGCCACCAGAGATAGACGCCGGAGACGACGAGAATGATCGCGAACCCCGCCATCGCCTCAATCACGCGGTTGGCATAGGCACCGAAATACTCAAGGCTGTGCAGCTTGCGCACGACCTCATTGAACTCCTGCGTCTTCAGCATCGTGTCGAGAACGGCACCCGTATAGGGGTTGAGGAACACATAGGCCGCGCCCGCATCCGTCGCGAATGTCACGCGAGCCGACGCGGTCGGGCTGACGGGTGGCCGATAGGCCTTTACCCGCGCGTCGGGATAGAGTGTCTGCGCCCTGGCAATCAAGGTGCTGGGAGCCTGCTGCGGCGTGGTCTCCTCGGCAACCATCGTCCGCGACGCAAAGGCCGTGCGGTCGATCTCGTCGCGGAAGAGGTAGAGTGAGCCGGTGACGGCAAGCAGGATCATGAACGGCACGGCAATGAGGCCGGCATAGAAATGCCATCGCCAGACGGCGCGGTAGGTATCGACAGAAAGCGCGGAAACGCTTGCCTGACGGGAGGTGGTAAGGTCTGTCATCGTCAATCCTGGGATTGGACCGCATGCCGCCGTCGGAGACGTTCGGGAACGGCCGAAAAAGCTTGAGGCTTCGACATGCCGATGCGCCGGGAGCGCACAGGATGTGTTTGCCATCGATGGCGGGCACAGCGCCCGCAAGGTGCTTTTCAGACCGGTGGCCCCTGCGCGTCATACCGCCTGACATCCGTCGAGGCGGACAGGATGACGGCATCGTCGGCGCGTATCTCCACGGCGACGGAGAAGCGGATGGGAAAGCCTATATCGTCGGAGGGTGCCAGCACCGTCTGCGCCTGCACGCCGGCGTGACAGAGCTTGCTGCACGGGCATTCCTGATGTTGATGGCCATCGGCGGGCCGATGCGCCCCATGGTCGGCAGCGCAGAGGACCGAAAAGGGGTCCGGCGCCGCCATCACGGCACTCGACCATCCCGTCACCAGCGTCTGGATCGCGAACGACAGCGCCAGCAGGATGCCCAGGAGAGCCCCCGATTGTCTGTCTGCGATGATACGGCGCCAGAACGTCATGACTGTCGAATGCCACAGTTCCCGCCATCTGTCATCGCGACATCTTGTGCACAGGTTGTTTGCAAGAACGGACGGGATCATCGATCATCCCGCACCATATCCGAACCGTGATCAGGCCAATTCGCTCCCGACCCCGTTGACAGGATGGTGCTTCGTAATGTTATTACATTTATGTCGATTGTAGATGGGTTCGGGGGACGCAACATGTTTTACCTTCAGGGAAAAGACGGCTAGATGATCCGCATATCGCTCCCGGCACGTCTCCTCGCTCACGACGATACGCTGTCTGCCGAAGAAGAAGGACGCCACGTGCACGATGTGACCCTGTCAGCGCGTGGTCTCGGATGGTCGATCCGGGATGCACGGATCCTGCAGGGTGTTTCGCTGGCGCTCGGTCAGGGCGACCGGCTGGCGATCGTCGGCCCCAACGGCGCGGGCAAGACGACGCTGCTCCAGCTTCTCTCCGGCATGCTGCAGCCGACGACGGGCGCGGTTTCGCTGGTCGGGCGGCCGCTTGCCTCCATGACGCCGCAGGAGCGAGCCCGGCTGACGGCGGTGGTCGGACAGTCAGACCAGCCCGACCACCGCATCCGCGTGCGCGACTATGTCGAACTCGGCCGCATTCCCCACACGCAGCGGGCGACGCGCGCGCAGGAACGACAGCTGGTCGAAGACGCGCTGGAGCGCACCGGCCTTTCAGCGCTCGCCGCGCGTGCGATGGGGTCGCTCTCCGGCGGAGAACGGCAGAGGGCGCAGATCGCCCGGGCGCTGGCGCAGGCGCCCCGCATCCTGTTTCTCGACGAGCCGACGAACCATCTCGATCCTCTGGCACGCCGCACGCTGCTGTCTCTGGTCGCGGAACTGGATGTCACGGTCGTTGCTGTCCTTCACGACCTGCATCTCGTTCCCGATTTCGCGACCCATGTCGTGGTGCTGAAAGACGGACGGCCTGTGGCCAGCGGACCGGTTGCCGCCGCCCTGTCGAGAAGCGTCGTCCGCGACGTCTTCGGCATCGATCTTCTGCGCCTGCCGCATCCGCATGAAGATCGCGAACTCACGGTCTTCGACATCGCAGCCCCTCTCTGAACCTCGGAGCCTCTTCCATGAAACGTCTTCTCCTGGCCGCCCTTGTCTCATTCGCAGCCTCTGCTGCCCATGCTTTTCCCGTCACGGTCGACAGCTGCGGGCAGGCGCTGACCTTCGACGCGGCGCCGAAGCGTGCGGTCGTGCATGACATCAATATGGCCAAGATGGCGTTCGCGCTTGGCCTCCAGCCGCAGATGGTCGGCGTGACCGGCATCAGCGGCTGGTACAAGCTGGACGACGCGTTCCGCAGGGAACAGGGCGCGATCCCCGAACTCGCGCCGAAATATCCGACGCTGGAAAATCTCGTCGCCGTCGAGCCCGATTTCTTTTTCGCGGGCTGGTACTACGGCATGAAGCCCGGCGGCGACGTGACGCCGGAGACCCTGGCACCCCACGGCATCAAGACGCTCGTGCTGACGGAAAGCTGCGTCCACCTCGACAAGGCGCGCCCCGCCGCCTCCATGGACCTGCTCTATGGCGACGTGGAAAAGCTCGGCATCATCTTCGACCGCAAAACTGAAGCCGATGCCTTGATCGACGGCTGGAAGAGGGAGCTTGCGGGTATCGAGGCCAAGGTCGCGGCGAACGACGGCACCCGTGTGTTCCTCTATGACAGCGGCGAGGACAAGCCGTTCACCGCCGGCAAGTTCGCCATTCCCACCGCCATGATCTCGGCAGCCGGCGGCGTGAACATCATGGCCGACATGGAAACGAGCTGGGGCACGACGGACTGGGAAACGGTCGCCATGCGCAATCCACAGTTTCTCGTTCTTCTCGACTACCAGACCGATACCGGCTATCGAAAACTCCTCGACTTCCTGAAGAGTCATCCCGCGATGAAGGAAACGGACGCCGTGAAGAACGAGCGCTTCGTGGCGCTGCGATACGAGGAACTGACGCCCGGACCCGACAACATAGCGGCCATCGGCAAGATCGCCCGCGCGCTGCACCCAGAAGCCTTCTGACGGTGCGAGCCGCATTTCCCTTGGGTGTCGTGGCGGCCTGCCTGGCTGTTGCGACGCTTGCCTGCATCTCCATCGCCTATGGCTCCACCGTCATCCCGATGCCGCAGGTTCTCACAGCACTCGCACGGGCGGCCGGCATCGCCCAGACGGACCCGGTCGGCGTGATAGACCGGATCATCGTCGATCTCCGGCTTCCCCGCGCCATCCTCGCGATCGCCGTGGGCGCGGGCCTTGGCGTCATCGGGCTCCTCCTGCAGACGGTGACGCGCAACGATCTGGCCGATCCCTTCCTGTTCGGCCTGTCGGCGGGTGCGGCGGCCGGTGCGGTCATCGTCATCACCCGGCTCGGAGACCGGCTGGGCGTTCTCACACTACCCATTGCAGCCTTCGTCGGAGGAATGTGTGCGACCGGCATCGTGCTGATGCTTATTCGCCGCGCGCAGGGATTTGGCCCCGAGCGGCTGATCCTTGCCGGTCTCGCGGTCTCGTTCCTGTTCACGGCGCTGACCAATTACCTAGTCTTCTCCGGCGACCAGCGCGCTGCCCATTCCGTATTGTTCTGGACCATGGGCGGTCTCGGGCTTGCCAGCTGGCAGAACATCGGCATCGGGATCACGGGTGCCGCCGTCGCAACCGGCTATGCAATCGCGCGCCACCGGCATCTCGACGCTCTGCTGGGTGGAGAGCAGACGGCCGAGAGCCTTGGTGTTTCCGTACGGCGCCTGCGGCGTGAAACGTTTCTGGCGGCCAGTTTCGCCACCGCTCTCCTCGTCTCGATCACCGGCGTCATTGGCTTTATCGGGCTCATGATCCCGCATGTCGCCCGCACGCTGGTCGGCCCGCTGCACAAGCGGTTGACGATCCTCTGCGCGCTTCTGGGCGCAGCGCTTCTCCTCGGCAGCGATCTCATCGCCCGCACGCTCCTGCCGCCACAGGAACTCCCGGTCGGCATCGTCACCAGCTCGATCGGCGCCGCCTTCGTCGTCATCGTCATCCTGCAGAAAGGTCGCACGGCCTGACGTTGATAAAGCCGCACCTACACCTCAGCTTCTGGGCTTCAGGTTCTCCGGATCGTAGAGCGGCTTGTAGCCGACGGCTGCGATCTCAACCGGGAAGCTCTCGTTGAAATATTCCACCGTCAGCGCGCGGCCGACCTCGCAATGCGACTGCGGGATATAGGCGAGCGCGATATTCTTGCCGATGGTCGGGCCATAGGCGATCGAGGTCGTGTAGGAGCGGCGGCCGAGGTCGTCGATCAGCACCGCGCCCGTTTCCGGATCGATGACCGGCAGCGAGCCCACGGGATAGCGCTTTACGCCACTGGCGTCGGTGTTGTCGGTCATCACCAGCGTGCAGAGCATGGCCGGCTGATGGGCGCGGGCCTTGTATTCGAGATGCTTCGCCTTGCCCCGGAAGTCGGCTTCCTTGACCTTGGGGCGGGCAAGATCCGCCTCAATCAGATTGTATTGCGTCAGGAGGTCACCGTTCTGCAGGCGCAGGCTCTTTTCCATGCGGCGGGAGTTGGCATAGGTCTCAACGCCGAAGGCCATGACGCCGGTCGCGCGCAGTGCATCCCAGACGGCAAGGCCGTCCTCATATTTCATGTGCAGTTCCCAGCCCTGCTCCCCGACATAGGAAATGCGGAAGGCGGTGACGGTCACGCCTGCGATCTCGATCGGCTTGATCGCGGCAAAGGCGAAGTTCTCATGGTCGAGCGCCGACGGATCGGCGACCACCTTCTTCAGCGTCTCGCGTGCGTTCGGTCCCCAGATGCCGATGGTTGTGAACCTTTCCGAGACGTCAGTGATCGTGACATCGAGGCCGCGGTCTTCCGCCACGCGCTTCATGTAGTGGAAGTCGCGCGGGCCGGCATCGGCGCCGTTGATGAGGCGGCAGCGATCGGCCATGCGGATGACGGTGAAGTCGGCCCGCACCATGCCCTCGTCATCGAGGAAGTGGGTATAGATGCCCTTGCCGATATTGCCATCGCCGCCGATCTTGGCGGCACAGAGCCATTCGAGTAGATCGACATGGTCGGGGCCTTCGATATCCACCATGTGGAAATGCGAGAGGTTGACGATCCCGCAATCCTCGCTCATCGCCAGATGCTCGGCATTCGAGACGCGCCAGAAATGGCGATTGTCCCACTCGTTCTCGCGCACCGGGACGCGGTCGCCGTATGTCTCCAGTAGGTGTTCGTTGGCCTGGTAGCCGTGGGCGCGCTCCCAGCCGCCAAGTTCCATGAAGTAGCCGCCGAGTTCTTCCTCGCGTTCATAAAAGGGCGAGCGCTTGGCGCCGCGGCCCGAGGCATAGGGTTCGCGCGGATGGATCGCCGGGAAGTAGATCTTCTGCGCCGCCTCGTAGCTGCGACTTTCGATGAACTCTTCGGTGAGCTGGTGCGGGTAGAAGCGCGCATAGTCGATGGAATTGTGGTCGATCTCGGTGCGACCGTCCGTCATCCAGTCGGCAATCAACTTGCCGTAACCAGGGCCGTCCTTGACCCAGATCGCGACGCAGTACCAGAGGCCGCGCACCTTCTGGCTTTCGCCACAGGAGGGACCGCCAGCAGCCGAGACCTGCAGGAGACCATTGAAC encodes the following:
- a CDS encoding TRAP transporter small permease, with product MRRIADLYFALLRVSIALLLAAMVILVFTNVILRYALNSGLTVSEEMSRLAFVWLIFLGAAVALREHAHIGIDSMIRALPRGLAKACVLLGYLLMLLACALLLQGAWAQSVLTWGAITPAAGISMAWFMIPAVIFSVTALLHLGGEMLAILTGRLDVSNIVLVQESEDLPPPTTSPVPPLPAAHGFGR
- a CDS encoding TRAP transporter large permease subunit, with the translated sequence MVIAVFLGSLLGTMALGMPIAFALILSGIALMVHMDLFDGQIVAQTILQGADSFTLIAVPFFMLAGEVMNQGGLSKRIVNLAIALVGHKRGGLGFVCILAACVLSSLSGSAVADAAALAALLMPMMIKSGHDPARSGGLIASSAIIGPIIPPSIGFILYGVVGGVSITKLFLAGIAPGLMIGAALCIAWLVVIRKETFAMPAKSSWAERRHALVSSLWALMLPVIIIFGLKFGVFTPTEAGVVAAVYSLFVAMVVYRELTPGMLLDVFTSAAKTTAIVMFLVAAASVSAWLITIADLPGAMVALLEPLMGNQTLLLIAIMVLIVAVGTAMDMTPTILILTPVLLPVIKQAGIDPVYFGVLFIINNSIGLITPPVGTVLNVVCGVGKISMEKLIRGVWPFMIAQLIVLILLVLFPVLVTGPAAFFAGR
- a CDS encoding TRAP transporter substrate-binding protein gives rise to the protein MRLTQSIAALLAAASIFGAAGAHAEISERTIKFAAQNSKGHPQVMGMERFAQIVKEKSGGKIEVKLFPGGTLGGDVQTLASVQGGIVEMSVMNAGILSGTIKEFGVVDLPFLFGTPEEADAVMDGPVGTDLSARLPAQRLVGLGFWELGFRHLTNNRHAVNTVEDVKGLKIRTVQSAVPLATFNALGANAIPLPYPELYSALETGTVDGQENPLANIVNAKFTEVQKYLTLTGHQYNPQIVIVSKVFWDKLDAEEQALLQEAATQARDYQRKASRDANAGFLAEIKKSGMEVVEPTAEQLAAFRKAVEPVVAQFRDTIGAETVDAVFSQLKTIRGQ
- a CDS encoding shikimate dehydrogenase → MLDRSTRTIQVGLIGSGIQLSRSPAMHEAEGRENGVALSYELIDLDRLGAGAKAGHGAGVGVGVEALGDILRDVENRGFAGVNVTHPAKQAVIPHLHALSPEAEALGAVNTVVLRDGRRIGHNTDCSGFAEGFRRALPQADLSSAVQLGAGGAGAAVAHAMLQLGTKQLTIFDNDAARAEALAQRLSPLFPKASVDVGDDLSAAMASASGLVHATPTGTAAHPGLPLPGDFLDTRHFVAEIVYFPLETELLRLARAKGCATVDGGGMAVFQAVGAFRLFTGIEPDAARMLAHFAAMGTSGT
- a CDS encoding bifunctional sugar phosphate isomerase/epimerase/4-hydroxyphenylpyruvate dioxygenase family protein → MKTSIATVSISGDLSEKLSAIAAAGFGAVEIFENDFLAFNHGPKDVGRMVRDAGLEICLFQPFRDFEGLPEPQRSRAFERAKRKFETMNELDTDLILICSNVSPLALGGIDRAADDLRALGDIAREHGVRIGYEALAWGRYINDHRDAWEIVRRADHSHVGLILDSFHSLARGIDSASIRSIPKDKIFIVQMADAPKLDLDLLSWSRHYRNMPGQGDLPVADFMAAIEATGYDGYYSLEIFNDQFRAGSAQQTAVDGRRSLIYMMDRLKAEGRAVKGPSEPNPLPPPARTAGISFVEFATDMQSAVPLSTLLQSIGFRHAGRHRSKDVDLYTQNDLRVVINTETEGMAHSAYVVHGTNVSALGLRMADVRQGMARAAGLLATPYKQPVGPGELELPALFGMGGSLLHLVPEDAALDRQWETDFALEPGWNRHSGAGLKAVDHIAQTVRYEDILSWTLFYRSIFDLKPLPPVEVPDPGGLVLSQVLQNDDASLRIVLNGSQSMRTLSSRFVSQFVGPGVQHVAFATSDIFKTVEALRASGVSLLPISGNYYDDLDAKFDIAAETLAAMRAGNILYDRDEDGEYFQIYLGTLEGGFFFEIVERRGYRGLGAANAAIRLTTQARQSPLPA
- a CDS encoding PepSY-associated TM helix domain-containing protein yields the protein MTDLTTSRQASVSALSVDTYRAVWRWHFYAGLIAVPFMILLAVTGSLYLFRDEIDRTAFASRTMVAEETTPQQAPSTLIARAQTLYPDARVKAYRPPVSPTASARVTFATDAGAAYVFLNPYTGAVLDTMLKTQEFNEVVRKLHSLEYFGAYANRVIEAMAGFAIILVVSGVYLWWPRRQTGGVLTVRGTPSRRVFWRDTHAVTGAVAGGFIAFLALSGLPWSSFWGGKLTELTVATGTGYPAALWDNVPTSSEHAQHAMQTVGWTMEASPMPMSHHAMDAPLGIDRIVEIAHARGMAAGYEVTLPTDAAGVFTTAVYPDDLSQVRTIHIDQYSGQPLVDIGYADYGPVAKLTEFAINIHMGQEFGLLNQLLMLATCFAIILSSVAAVVMWLKRRPSGRLGVPPYPASRRVYGVLWGMAVVFGVLFPLSGLLLVVMIALDVLLIRRVPALRRVFA
- a CDS encoding ABC transporter ATP-binding protein; its protein translation is MIRISLPARLLAHDDTLSAEEEGRHVHDVTLSARGLGWSIRDARILQGVSLALGQGDRLAIVGPNGAGKTTLLQLLSGMLQPTTGAVSLVGRPLASMTPQERARLTAVVGQSDQPDHRIRVRDYVELGRIPHTQRATRAQERQLVEDALERTGLSALAARAMGSLSGGERQRAQIARALAQAPRILFLDEPTNHLDPLARRTLLSLVAELDVTVVAVLHDLHLVPDFATHVVVLKDGRPVASGPVAAALSRSVVRDVFGIDLLRLPHPHEDRELTVFDIAAPL
- a CDS encoding ABC transporter substrate-binding protein, with amino-acid sequence MKRLLLAALVSFAASAAHAFPVTVDSCGQALTFDAAPKRAVVHDINMAKMAFALGLQPQMVGVTGISGWYKLDDAFRREQGAIPELAPKYPTLENLVAVEPDFFFAGWYYGMKPGGDVTPETLAPHGIKTLVLTESCVHLDKARPAASMDLLYGDVEKLGIIFDRKTEADALIDGWKRELAGIEAKVAANDGTRVFLYDSGEDKPFTAGKFAIPTAMISAAGGVNIMADMETSWGTTDWETVAMRNPQFLVLLDYQTDTGYRKLLDFLKSHPAMKETDAVKNERFVALRYEELTPGPDNIAAIGKIARALHPEAF